CCGTGTGTGCGGGCAGTGGCTACTAGAAGGGCGAGGCCTGCGCTTGCTTCACAAGCTGAGATGGCTAGAAGGAATAGGGGTAAAGCAGAAGAGCTAGTGGAGCTCATGCTCAAGCTTCAGATGGAGAGAGCAATATACAGGGAGAGCATTATGCTTTCAAGACATAAAAGTGCTGATAGGAGGTGTGTTCGATGGAACACGAGGCCTGTCAGCCCTAGAATAAATGCTGAAGAGAAGGTAAATTGGACAGGTGTCATTAGGTGATTGCGGACTTAAACCACAAGCTTTTGGGCCGAAaccaaatgtttttattaaactaattgCCTATTCAGCCCATTCGAGGCCGTCTTGTGCCCACTCGTATATTAGGCCAAGAGTAAGGAGGGTTAAAAGCGCAACTGCTCACGAAAAAGATACAAGGGGGGAGGCCAGTTGATCTCCTCAGGGGAGAGGGAGGAGGAGTGCGATTTCTAGGTCAAACAGGAGAAAGAGAATGGCGATGAGGAAAAATCGGAGGGAGAAGGGCAGGCGGGCAGATCCCAGGGGGTCAAAGCCGCACTCGTAGGGTGAGAGCTTTTCAGAGTCTGGTGATATTTGGGGGAGGTAAAATGAGACGGTAGCGAGAATAACAGAGAGGAGGCTAGCAATTGCAATAATAGTTATGACTAAATTCATTATCTTTCCTTGGGGTTTAACCAAGACCGGGTGGTTGGAAGCCACTTATACTAGTTAGTACTAGAAAGATTATGAGCCTCATCAGTAGATGGAGACATAGAGGAATAATCAAACAACGTCCACGAAGTGTCAGTATCAGGCGGCGGCTTCAAATCCGAAGTGGTGTTCAGACGTAAAGTGATGTTTAACTTGGCGGAGAAGACAAACTGCTAAGAAGGCTGATCCAATGATGACATGAAGCCCATGGAAGCCGGTTGCTACAAAGAAGGTGGCACCGTAGACCCCGTCACTAATTGCGAAGGGGGCGTCTACATATTCTATTGCTTGGAGGAGTGTAAAATAGAAGCCGAGGATAATTGTGATGGTTAAAGAGTGAACCGCCTGCTTGCGCTTGCCTTCTATCATGCTATGGTGGGCCCAAGTGACTGTGACTCCAGAGGCAAGCAGGACTGCTGTGTTAAGTAGGGGGACTTCGAGTGGGTCGAGGGTAAAAATACCTGTTGGGGGTCAGCAGCCTCCCAGCTCGGGGGTGGGGGCGAGACTGGCATGGTAAAAGGCCCAAAAAaaccctaagaagaagaagacctccgaggtgataaataaaattataccatATCGTAAGCCCTTTTGAACGGGAGGTGTGTGGTGTCCTTGAAAAGTGCTTTCCCGGATAATATCACGCCATCACTGGTATATCGTGAGCAGCAGGAGGACCATGCCGAGGGCTATAAGGGGGGTGGAGTGTTGGTGAAATCAGATTGCAAGGCCCGATGTTATTAGGAGGGCGGCGATTGCGCCTGTTAAGGGTCAAGGGCTGGGGTCAACTATGTGGTATGCGTGTGCTTGGTGGGCCATTATTTATTTGGGGGAGGGCTCTTCGGGCAGCGTTTAGGTGTTTTCTTGGAGGTAGAGCGAAAGAAGTAGAACGAATACGTAGGCTTGAATGGCCGCTACTGCTAGTTCAAGAAGAGTTAGGAGTACTATCACTAGGCCGGTTAGGATTGCTACAGGtcatatttgattaataagGAAAAGAGTGGCGGACGACAGGAGTTGAATTAAGAGGTGTCCGGCTGCTAGGTTTGCTGTTAGTCGGACGCCTAATGCAAAGGGTCGGACAAATAAGCTAAttgtttcaataataattaagacgGGGATTAAAGGGGCGGGGGTGCCTTCTGGTAGGAGGTGGCCTAACGCAATCGTTGGTTGGTTCCGGAGTCCGATCACGACTGTAGCTAGTCACAAAGGGATGGCGAACCCCATATTAAGAGGCAGCTGGGTGGTGGGGGTGAAGGTGTAAGGGAGAAGCCCGAGTAAGTTTAGAGTAATAAGATTAATTATAAGTACGGTAAGTAGCAGTGCTCACTTATGGGCGCCAACGTTCAAGGGGAGGAGAATTTGCTTTGTAAAGCTCAAAACGAAAGAGTTTTGGGCCA
The Bicyclus anynana unplaced genomic scaffold, ilBicAnyn1.1 scaffold_80, whole genome shotgun sequence DNA segment above includes these coding regions:
- the LOC128199784 gene encoding LOW QUALITY PROTEIN: cytochrome c oxidase subunit 3-like (The sequence of the model RefSeq protein was modified relative to this genomic sequence to represent the inferred CDS: substituted 7 bases at 7 genomic stop codons) codes for the protein MAHQAHAYHIVDPSPXPLTGAIAALLITSGLAIXFHQHSTPLIALGMVLLLLTIYQXWRDIIRESTFQGHHTPPVQKGLRYGIILFITSEVFFFLGFFWAFYHASLAPTPELGGCXPPTGIFTLDPLEVPLLNTAVLLASGVTVTWAHHSMIEGKRKQAVHSLTITIILGFYFTLLQAIEYVDAPFAISDGVYGATFFVATGFHGLHVIIGSAFLAVCLLRQVKHHFTSEHHFGFEAAAXYXHFVDVVXLFLYVSIY